Proteins encoded together in one Triticum dicoccoides isolate Atlit2015 ecotype Zavitan chromosome 7B, WEW_v2.0, whole genome shotgun sequence window:
- the LOC119339013 gene encoding LRR receptor-like serine/threonine-protein kinase HSL2, with product MLTRTFWWAKWQKFVAIHGVEVQALTMNSFSSNGLFRCRKRSNYDALSYNELDMVNDLGDDSAMSNINGMYRATYRVQPHDTSRAVVVKKLQNESGTVDASLDDRCQKEVNLLGSICHGNIISLADCIRRDDSILLVYAHGENGSLHQWLHPVAEGGRQRPPLDWPTRRAIAVGIARAVCYLHHGRNNTVVHHNINSTNILLDSDRNPKLAGFDLARISLAGPDQPVPVSELTAGNIFGYTAPEYATVVTAKVDVYSIGVLLLELVTGRVANEAGVDGHLATWAWRHCNRLMENAGYFSDVVDMGIPNRVRYHKEMAAMFRLGVDCTAKDPRERPAMPKVLCRLRNRGR from the exons ATGCTGACACGAACATTTTGGTGGGCcaaatggcagaagtttgttgctaTTCACGGCGTGGAGGTGCAGGCGCTGACGATGAATTCATTCTCGTCCAACGGATTGTTCCGGTGCCGCAAGAGAAGCAATTATGACGCTCTGTCTTACAATGAGCTTGACATGGTCAACGACCTTGGTGACGACAGTGCCATGAGCAACATCAACGGTATGTACAGGGCAACGTACCGAGTTCAGCCGCATGACACATCGAGGGCGGTGGTCGTGAAGAAGCTGCAGAACGAGAGTGGAACCGTGGACGCCAGTCTTGACGACCGATGCCAGAAAGAGGTGAACTTGCTGGGCAGCATTTGCCACGGCAACATCATCAGTCTTGCAGATTGCATTCGAAGGGACGACTCCATCCTGCTCGTGTATGCCCACGGGGAGAACGGCAGCCTCCACCAGTGGCTGCACCCCGTGGCCGAGGGGGGCCGGCAGCGCCCCCCGCTGGACTGGCCGACGAGGCGGGCCATCGCCGTAGGCATCGCCCGAGCGGTCTGCTACCTGCACCACGGACGCAACAACACCGTCGTGCATCACAACATCAACTCCACCAACATCTTGCTAGACAGTGATCGCAACCCCAAGCTCGCGGGTTTTGATCTTGCACGGATCAGCCTTGCCGGGCCTGACCAACCAGTGCCGGTTTCGGAGCTCACCGCCGGCAACATATTCGGGTACACGGCTCCAG AATATGCGACCGTGGTGACCGCGAAGGTCGACGTGTATAGCATCGGCGTGCTGCTACTTGAGCTCGTCACCGGGCGGGTGGCCAACGAAGCGGGTGTGGACGGCCACTTGGCAACCTGGGCATGGAGACATTGCAACCGCCTGATGGAGAACGCTGGATATTTCAGCGACGTCGTTGACATGGGTATCCCGAATCGAGTGCGGTACCACAAGGAAATGGCGGCCATGTTCAGGCTGGGCGTGGATTGCACGGCCAAGGACCCGCGGGAGAGGCCAGCCATGCCCAAGGTCCTCTGCCGCCTCCGCAATCGTGGCCGCTGA